A region from the Bactrocera dorsalis isolate Fly_Bdor chromosome 1, ASM2337382v1, whole genome shotgun sequence genome encodes:
- the LOC105223722 gene encoding RNA-binding protein 39: MAEDFDVEAMLEAPYIKNNVPSRGGDHEASSRKSPYREHQESSSSKGGSKSSSHLNGRKHYSRSRSGSPRTTDDRKARKSKDRDRQRDRDESNYSKDRDRTRDKDRVRDRERNGERERRYGSQDRDRDRERDRDRDRDAEKRRSRSKDRRRSSRSRERDRRSRERRGSRPRSERRRSRSPTRDRRSREKKLSPIREYKGGRPGFGSNSRERSTKRRSNSPRPFRRGRTPPNGLGDRSPRADLSPEERDARTVFCMQLSQRIRARDLEEFFSSVGKVRDVRLITCNKTKRFKGIAYIEFKDPESVALALGLSGQRLLGIPISVQHTQAEKNRIANAVPTFTPKNHTGPMRLYVGSLHFNITEDMLKGIFEPFGKIDSIQLIMDTETGRSKGYGFITYHNADDAKKALEQLNGFELAGRPMKVGNVTERLDMNTSSLDTDEMDRSGIDLGATGRLQLMFKLAEGAGLAVPQAAANALLATAPQPAPIQTQTQTPAIATQCFMLSNMFDPRTETNPAWDSEIRDDVIDECSKHGGVLHIFVDKASPTGNVYVKCPSITTAVLAVNALHGRWFAGRVITAAYVPLLNYHSLFPDAITAVNLLASKRKSGE; this comes from the exons ATGGCCGAAGATTTTGATGTCGAAGCTATGCTGGAAGCACCATACATTAAAAAT aaTGTACCCAGTCGGGGGGGAGATCACGAAGCCAGCAGCAGAAAGTCACCATACAGAGAGCATCAGGAGAGTAGCAGTAGCAAGGGTGGAAGCAAATCGTCATCACATTTGAATGGACGCAAACATTATTCAAG aagtCGTTCGGGTTCACCACGTACTACAGATGATCGAAAAGCGCGCAAATCAAAGGATCGCGATCGTCAACGCGATAGAGACGAAAGTAATTATTCCAAGGATAGGGATCGCACTCGTGACAAAGATCGCGTACGTGATCGTGAAAGAAATGGAGAACGTGAGCGCCGTTATGGATCACAAGATCGTGATCGAGACCGGGAACGTGACCGTGACCGTGACCGTGATGCTGAGAAACGACGTAGTCGTTCCAAGGACAGACGTCGAAGTAGCCGTTCACGAGAACGTGATCGTCGTTCAAGAGAAAGACGTGGTAGTAGACCACGCTCCGAACGACGACGTAGTCGTTCCCCAACACGAGATCGTCGCTCAAGGGAAAAAAAGCTAAGCCCGATTCGTGAATATAAAGGTGGTCGTCCAGGATTTGGTTCAAACTCGAGAGAAAGAAG taccaaacGGCGAAGTAACTCTCCACGACCGTTCCGTCGAGGCAGAACGCCACCCAACGGTCTGGGTGATCGATCTCCGCGTGCCGATCTCAGTCCTGAGGAACGTGATGCGCgcactgtattttgtatgcaacTTTCACAACGCATACGTGCCCGCGACTTAGAAGAGTTTTTCTCAAGTGTCGGAAAAGTGCGTGATGTTCGCTTAATAACATGCAACAAAACTAAACGATTCAAAGGTATAGCATATATTGAATTCAAAGACCCAGAATCAGTTGCATTAGCACTGGGGCTGTCGGGTCAAAGACTACTGGGCATTCCAATTTCTGTACAACATACACAGGCTGAAAAAAATCGTATTGCAAATGCTGTACCCACGTTCACACCTAAAAATCACACTGGACCTATGCGATTATATGTAGGATCGTTGCATTTCAACATTACTGAAGATATGCTTAAAGGTATCTTTGAACCTTTTGGGAAAATTGACTCCATACAATTAATTATGGATACTGAGACTGGTCGTTCTAAAGGATACGGATTTATTAcg TATCATAATGCGGATGATGCCAAAAAAGCTCTAGAACAGCTAAACGGCTTCGAATTGGCAGGGCGACCAATGAAGGTGGGAAATGTGACTGAACGTTTAGATATGAACACGTCTTCTTTGGATACTGATGAAATGGATCGAAGCGGCATAGACCTGGGTGCCACTGGTAGATTGCAATTGATGTTTAAATTAGCAGAGGGTGCTGGTTTAGCAGTGCCTCAAGCAGCAGCCAACGCATTATTAGCCACTGCGCCACAACCAGCACCAATTCAGACTCAGACTCAAACTCCGGCCATAGCTACACAATGCTTCATGCTATCCAACATGTTTGATCCCCGCACAGAAACGAATCCGGCATGGGATAGTGAAATACGTGACGATGTCATTGATGAATGTTCCAAGCATGGCGGTGTactacatatttttgttgaCAAAGCATCACCAACGGGAAATGTCTATGTAAAATGTCCAAGCATAACCACCGCTGTTCTGGCAGTAAATGCTTTACATGGACGTTGGTTCGCTGGTCGCGTCATTACCGCAGCCTATGTACCATTACTGAATTACCACTCTCTATTTCCAGATGCGATAACAGCAGTTAATTTGTTAGCCTCGAAACGAAAGTCCGGTGAATAA
- the LOC105223724 gene encoding guanine nucleotide-binding protein subunit alpha homolog — translation MGGDAAIRRSATLTSTHNEMGTMAHLMEGQRDSEPYSTSRQGNGLAASRFACLRCCGKFISYLVRLRNTPEELEQRYKSREIDKFLEKEKHTFRRQVKLLLLGAGESGKSTFLKQMRIIHGINFEPELIREYQYVIYQNVLRGMQVLIDARQKLEIPWENNDRENDANYAKLIECSNVEIDNFIQWSPYIRRLWQDRGIRRAYERRREFQISDSVSYFLNDIDRLATYDYVPTHKDILHCRKATKGVYEFCVKIQNIPFVFVDVGGQRTQRQKWTKCFDSSVTSIIFLVSSSEFDQVLAEDRKTNRLEESKNIFDTIVNNNTFKGISIILFLNKTDLLEQKVRNPETDIRWYYPQFSGNPHSLLDVQNFTLQMFMSVHKSPQSRIYHHFTTAIDTRNMKVVFNSVKDTILQRNLNALMLQ, via the exons ATGGGTGGTGACGCAGCGATTCGTCGCAGCGCTACGTTAACATCAACGCACAATGAAATGGGTACAATGGCACACTTGATGGAAGGACAACGTGACTCTGAGCCATACAGTACAAGTAGGCAGGGTAACGGACTTGCGGCGTCAAGGTTTGCTTGCCTTCGTTGCTGTGGAAAATTCATTTCGTATCTTGTACGTTTACGCAACACACCTGAAGAATTAGAACAACGGTATAAATCTCGAGAGATcgacaaatttttggaaaaagaaaaGCACACATTTCGCCGTCAG gtgAAGCTTCTGCTTTTGGGGGCAGGTGAATCAGGAAAATCGACTTTCCTCAAACAAATGCGTATAATACACGGTATTAATTTTGAACCCGAACTAATCCGCGAATACCAATATGTGATATATCAAAACGTACTTCGAG GAATGCAGGTATTGATTGACGCACGTCAAAAATTGGAAATCCCTTGGGAAAACAACGATAGAGAAAACGACGCAAATTACGCCAAACTAATTGAATGTAGCAACGTAGAAATCGACAATTTTATACAGTGGTCTCCGTACATTCGGAGACTATGGCAAGATCGTGGTATAAGGCGTGCTTATGAGAGGAGAAGAGAATTTCAAATT AGTGATTCTGTCAGTTACTTTCTAAATGATATTGACCGCCTTGCTACATATGATTATGTGCCAACACACAAAGATATTTTGCATTGTCGGAAAGCAACCAAAGGGGTTTAtgaattttgtgtaaaaatacaa aaCATTCcatttgtgtttgttgatgtTGGTGGCCAGCGTACTCAACGACAAAAGTGGACAAAATGTTTTGATTCATCTGTAACATCGATCATTTTCTTAGTCTCCAGTTCAGAGTTTGATCAAGTCCTCGCTGAAGATAG aaAAACTAACCGATTGGAGGAATCGAAAAACATATTCGACACGATCGTGAACAATAATACGTTTAAGGgaatatcaataatattatttctaaaCAAAACTGATTTGCTTGAGCAAAAAGTACGCAATCCAGAGACTGATATCCGCTGGTATTATCCCCAATTCAGCGGGAACCCACATTCACTGCTCgatgtgcaaaattttacattacaaATGTTTATGAGTGTGCACAAAAGTCCGCAAAGCCGCATCTATCACCACTTCACCACTGCCATAGACACAAGAAATATGAAAGTTGTATTTAATTCAGTCAAAGATACAATATTACAGCGAAACTTAAATGCTTTGATGTTACAATGA
- the LOC105223723 gene encoding ras-related protein Rab-30, producing the protein MEDYKFLFKIVLVGNAGVGKTCLVRRFTQGLFPPGQGATIGVDFMIKTVEVEGEKIKLQIWDTAGQERFRSITQSYYRSAHALILVYDISCQPTFDCLPDWLREIQEYANSKVLKILVGNKTDRDDREIPTQIGEEFAKQHDMYFLETSAKEAENVERLFYEIAAELIDQARSKDGTNVNKTTADAIGLGNFGTKATQNSCCSGFSSNTSQTNCENGNSRSNT; encoded by the exons ATGGAGGactacaaatttcttttcaaaattgtaCTTGTTGGCAATGCGGGTGTGGGAAAAACTTGTTTAGTGCGCAGGTTCACACAAGGTTTATTTCCACCTGGCCAAGGAGCCACCATCGGCGTTGATTTTATGATCAAAACTGTGGAAGTTGAAGGCGAAAAAATAAAG CTACAAATATGGGATACTGCAGGTCAGGAACGTTTTCGATCAATAACACAAAGTTATTATCGGTCAGCACATGCACTGATTCTTGTTTATGACATAAGCTGTCAACCGACATTCGACTGTTTACCTGACTGGTTGCGTGAAATACAGGAATATGCGAAttcgaaagttttaaaaatactcGTTGGCAATAAAACAGATCGCGATGATCGAGAAATACCAACACAAATTGGTGAAGAATTTGCTAAACAACATGATATGTATTTTCTTGAAACATCAGCCAAAGAAGCCGAAAATGTTGAACGCCTATTTTATGAGATTGCAGCTGAGCTAATTGATCAGGCGCGCAGTAAAGACGGCACAAATGTGAATAAAACTACCGCAGATGCAATTGGACTTGGTAATTTTGGCACAAAAGCAACTCAAAATAGTTGTTGTAGCGGTTTTAGCAGCAATACTAGTCAAACAAATTGTGAAAACGGTAACAGTAGAAGCAACACTTAG